A window of the Henckelia pumila isolate YLH828 chromosome 3, ASM3356847v2, whole genome shotgun sequence genome harbors these coding sequences:
- the LOC140886719 gene encoding molybdenum cofactor sulfurase isoform X1 — MAADPEKERFLKNFGRDYGYPSAPKNIDDLRANEFKRLKEAVYLDHAGATLHSELQMEAVLKDFNSTLYGNPHSQNNCSLTTSDIVSEARRQVLDFFNASPGEYKCVFTSGATAALKLVGETFPWSNQSTFMYTMENHNSVLGIREYALREGAAAIAVDIELNSIQNQRLSSKSAVNIAPHHVQTRREAYCGKKEFTSNTYNLFAFPSECNFSGQRFKLDLVNVIKEDSYEISGTFTPQRGHWMVLIDAAKGSATTPPDLSKYKADFVVCSFYKLFGYPTGIGALIIRNEHANLLKKTYFSGGTVAASIADIDFYKRRDGIEEYLEDGTISFLSIASLRHGFKVLNDLTMSAISRHAVSLATYVRRSLVGMKHVNGKSVCVVYGLNCPELLPSEMGPIVSFNLKRPDGSWFGYREVEKLASLSSIQLRTGCFCNPGACAKHLDLSHSDLLSNVEAGHICWDDHDILNGKPTGAVRVSFGYMSTFEDAQKFLKFIESAFVSFPAQSTYLDLMREWPSHPPSEGADGFIARYFLKSIMVYPIKSCAGFNVESWPLSGTGLSHDREWLLKSLSGEILTQKKVPHMCYITTAIDLKLGVLFVESSLCNEKLQIKLISDSSVTEGEQIKTYHQRSEIPVCKNDIDTWFSCAIGLPCTLVRSSSSENHLCSNRTETIPRMCRNLQTRLNFVNEGQILLISEASVADLNSRLKSKLQNSSRGQFVEVSPSRFRPNLVVSGGEPYAEDRWRSIKIGDQNFTSLGGCNRCQMINMTAKGETVHRSNEPLATIASYRRIKGKIYFGILFRLDGDIEQDVWLCVGQEIFANTE, encoded by the exons ATGGCCGCCGACCCAGAAAAAGAACGATTCTTGAAGAATTTCGGCCGAGATTATGGGTATCCTAGTGCTCCAAAAAACATTGATGATTTAAGGGCTAACGAATTCAAAAGATTGAaag AGGCAGTGTATTTGGACCATGCTGGAGCAACTTTGCATTCCGAGTTACAAATGGAAGCTGTTTTAAAGGATTTCAACTCCACCCTCTATGGGAATCCCC ATAGCCAGAACAACTGTAGCTTGACGACCAGCGACATTGTTAGTGAGGCTCGCCGGCAG GTCCTTGATTTCTTTAATGCCTCCCCTGGAGAGTATAAATGTGTCTTTACCTCTGGGGCAACAGCGGCACTGAAACTGGTTGGCGAAACATTTCCATGGAGCAACCAAAGTACTTTTATGTATACCATGGAGAATCATAACAGTGTTCTTGGGATTAGGGA ATATGCCCTCAGAGAAGGAGCTGCAGCAATTGCAGTAGACATTGAATTGAATTCCATACAGAATCAACGATTAAGTAGTAAATCTGCAGTAAATATTGCACCACACCATGTACAAACAAGAAGAGAAGCTTACTGTGGAAAAAAGGAGTTTACCA GCAACACATACAATTTATTTGCATTTCCTTCAGAATGCAACTTTTCTGGTCAGAGATTTAAACTCGACCTTGTAAATGTTATCAAGGAAGATTCATATGAAATCTCCGGAACTTTTACGCCTCAAAG AGGGCACTGGATGGTTCTCATCGATGCTGCAAAAGGAAGTGCAACAACACCCCCCGATTTATCTAAATACAAGGCAGACTTTGTTGTCTGCTCATTCTATAAG CTATTTGGATATCCGACAGGCATTGGAGCTCTTATAATCCGAAATG AACATGCAAATTTATTGAAGAAGACTTATTTTAGTGGAG GCACAGTGGCTGCATCCATTGCAGATATTGACTTTTATAAAAGAAGAGATGGTATTGAGGAATACCTTGAGGATGGAACTATATCATTTCTCAGCATTGCATCTCTTCGTCATGGGTTCAAAGTCCTCAACGACTTAACCATGTCTGCAATATCCAG GCATGCAGTGTCGCTTGCTACGTATGTGAGGAGATCGCTCGTGGGCATGAAACATGTTAACGGCAAAAGTGTCTGTGTTGTATATGGCTTAAATTGTCCCGAG TTATTGCCCAGTGAAATGGGCCCTATAGTTTCATTTAACTTGAAAAGGCCAGACGGATCATGGTTTGGGTATCGGGAGGTGGAGAAGTTGGCATCTTTATCAAGTATTCAGCTACGG ACAGGATGTTTTTGTAACCCTGGTGCATGTGCAAAACATCTCGATTTGTCTCATTCAGATCTTCTTTCTAATGTTGAG GCAGGACACATATGTTGGGATGATCATGATATCTTGAACGGGAAACCAACTGGAGCTGTCAGAGTGTCATTTGGTTACATGTCAACATTTGAAGATGCTCAA aaatttttaaaattcatcgAGAGTGCATTTGTGTCCTTTCCTGCTCAGTCTACGTACTTGGATTTAATGAGAGAATGGCCTTCTCATCCTCCATCAGAAG GTGCTGATGGATTTATTGCAAGATATTTTTTGAAATCTATTATGGTTTATCCAATAAAATCATGTGCAGGGTTCAATGTGGAGAGCTGGCCTTTAAGTGGTACAG GATTATCACATGATAGAGAATGGCTGCTCAAGAGCTTGAGTGGGGAAATCCTGACCCAAAAGAAG GTTCCACATATGTGCTATATTACTACTGCGATTGATCTAAAACTTGGAGTACTTTTTGTTGAGTCATCTCTTTGCAACGAGAAGCTACAGATTAAGCTCATATCAGATTCATCAGTCACTGAAGGagaacaaataaaaacatatcaTCAAAG ATCTGAAATCCCAGTTTGCAAAAATGACATCGATACTTGGTTTAGCTGTGCCATTGGTTTGCCTTGCACACTTGTAAGGAGTTCTTCTTCAGAGAATCATTTGTGTTCTAATAGGACCGAGACGATTCCTCGAATGTGCAGAAATTTACAGACAAGATTGAATTTTGTCAATGAAGGTCAAATTTTGCTCATATCCGAGGCAAGTGTCGCAGATCTGAACAGCAGATTAAAGTCTA AATTGCAAAATAGCTCCCGTGGGCAGTTTGTCGAAGTCTCTCCATCCAGATTCCGCCCCAACTTAGTTGTGTCTGGTGGTGAACCCTATGCAGAAGATAGATGGAGAAGTATAAAGATTGGAGACCAAAATTTCACG TCGTTGGGCGGTTGCAACCGGTGCCAGATGATCAATATGACTGCAAAAGGTGAGACTGTCCATAGATCCAACGAGCCATTAGCTACCATAGCATCTTATAGAAGAATAAAG GGGAAGATATATTTCGGCATATTATTTCGATTGGATGGTGATATCGAACAAGATGTATGGCTCTGTGTGGGACAAGAAATATTTGCCAACACAGAGTAG
- the LOC140886719 gene encoding molybdenum cofactor sulfurase isoform X2 → MAADPEKERFLKNFGRDYGYPSAPKNIDDLRANEFKRLKEAVYLDHAGATLHSELQMEAVLKDFNSTLYGNPHSQNNCSLTTSDIVSEARRQVLDFFNASPGEYKCVFTSGATAALKLVGETFPWSNQSTFMYTMENHNSVLGIREYALREGAAAIAVDIELNSIQNQRLSSKSAVNIAPHHVQTRREAYCGKKEFTSNTYNLFAFPSECNFSGQRFKLDLVNVIKEDSYEISGTFTPQRGHWMVLIDAAKGSATTPPDLSKYKADFVVCSFYKLFGYPTGIGALIIRNEHANLLKKTYFSGGTVAASIADIDFYKRRDGIEEYLEDGTISFLSIASLRHGFKVLNDLTMSAISRHAVSLATYVRRSLVGMKHVNGKSVCVVYGLNCPELLPSEMGPIVSFNLKRPDGSWFGYREVEKLASLSSIQLRTGCFCNPGACAKHLDLSHSDLLSNVEAGHICWDDHDILNGKPTGAVRVSFGYMSTFEDAQKFLKFIESAFVSFPAQSTYLDLMREWPSHPPSEGADGFIARYFLKSIMVYPIKSCAGFNVESWPLSGTGLSHDREWLLKSLSGEILTQKKVPHMCYITTAIDLKLGVLFVESSLCNEKLQIKLISDSSVTEGEQIKTYHQRSEIPVCKNDIDTWFSCAIGLPCTLVKFCSYPRQVSQI, encoded by the exons ATGGCCGCCGACCCAGAAAAAGAACGATTCTTGAAGAATTTCGGCCGAGATTATGGGTATCCTAGTGCTCCAAAAAACATTGATGATTTAAGGGCTAACGAATTCAAAAGATTGAaag AGGCAGTGTATTTGGACCATGCTGGAGCAACTTTGCATTCCGAGTTACAAATGGAAGCTGTTTTAAAGGATTTCAACTCCACCCTCTATGGGAATCCCC ATAGCCAGAACAACTGTAGCTTGACGACCAGCGACATTGTTAGTGAGGCTCGCCGGCAG GTCCTTGATTTCTTTAATGCCTCCCCTGGAGAGTATAAATGTGTCTTTACCTCTGGGGCAACAGCGGCACTGAAACTGGTTGGCGAAACATTTCCATGGAGCAACCAAAGTACTTTTATGTATACCATGGAGAATCATAACAGTGTTCTTGGGATTAGGGA ATATGCCCTCAGAGAAGGAGCTGCAGCAATTGCAGTAGACATTGAATTGAATTCCATACAGAATCAACGATTAAGTAGTAAATCTGCAGTAAATATTGCACCACACCATGTACAAACAAGAAGAGAAGCTTACTGTGGAAAAAAGGAGTTTACCA GCAACACATACAATTTATTTGCATTTCCTTCAGAATGCAACTTTTCTGGTCAGAGATTTAAACTCGACCTTGTAAATGTTATCAAGGAAGATTCATATGAAATCTCCGGAACTTTTACGCCTCAAAG AGGGCACTGGATGGTTCTCATCGATGCTGCAAAAGGAAGTGCAACAACACCCCCCGATTTATCTAAATACAAGGCAGACTTTGTTGTCTGCTCATTCTATAAG CTATTTGGATATCCGACAGGCATTGGAGCTCTTATAATCCGAAATG AACATGCAAATTTATTGAAGAAGACTTATTTTAGTGGAG GCACAGTGGCTGCATCCATTGCAGATATTGACTTTTATAAAAGAAGAGATGGTATTGAGGAATACCTTGAGGATGGAACTATATCATTTCTCAGCATTGCATCTCTTCGTCATGGGTTCAAAGTCCTCAACGACTTAACCATGTCTGCAATATCCAG GCATGCAGTGTCGCTTGCTACGTATGTGAGGAGATCGCTCGTGGGCATGAAACATGTTAACGGCAAAAGTGTCTGTGTTGTATATGGCTTAAATTGTCCCGAG TTATTGCCCAGTGAAATGGGCCCTATAGTTTCATTTAACTTGAAAAGGCCAGACGGATCATGGTTTGGGTATCGGGAGGTGGAGAAGTTGGCATCTTTATCAAGTATTCAGCTACGG ACAGGATGTTTTTGTAACCCTGGTGCATGTGCAAAACATCTCGATTTGTCTCATTCAGATCTTCTTTCTAATGTTGAG GCAGGACACATATGTTGGGATGATCATGATATCTTGAACGGGAAACCAACTGGAGCTGTCAGAGTGTCATTTGGTTACATGTCAACATTTGAAGATGCTCAA aaatttttaaaattcatcgAGAGTGCATTTGTGTCCTTTCCTGCTCAGTCTACGTACTTGGATTTAATGAGAGAATGGCCTTCTCATCCTCCATCAGAAG GTGCTGATGGATTTATTGCAAGATATTTTTTGAAATCTATTATGGTTTATCCAATAAAATCATGTGCAGGGTTCAATGTGGAGAGCTGGCCTTTAAGTGGTACAG GATTATCACATGATAGAGAATGGCTGCTCAAGAGCTTGAGTGGGGAAATCCTGACCCAAAAGAAG GTTCCACATATGTGCTATATTACTACTGCGATTGATCTAAAACTTGGAGTACTTTTTGTTGAGTCATCTCTTTGCAACGAGAAGCTACAGATTAAGCTCATATCAGATTCATCAGTCACTGAAGGagaacaaataaaaacatatcaTCAAAG ATCTGAAATCCCAGTTTGCAAAAATGACATCGATACTTGGTTTAGCTGTGCCATTGGTTTGCCTTGCACACTT GTCAAATTTTGCTCATATCCGAGGCAAGTGTCGCAGATCTGA
- the LOC140892730 gene encoding alkane hydroxylase MAH1-like: protein MYVLLIFFSILFLSYYYHLSTKIKRTPPINWPVLGMLPGLLSHRNRVHEFLTDVLRQNGGTFMFKGPWFGNMDMLITCDPANVHYILSKNFPNFTKGRDFREIFEGLGDGIFVAEFESWERQRKICMSLLNQAGFQEFVGRTTWRKVESGLIPILEHFSESGMEVDIQELFQRLSFDCSCILILGHDPASLCIELPYLPEEKAFASSEEAVLRRHTLPGSLWKLERWLQIGKEKKLTEAKKIHDRFLSYCMSLKCQKNDESVQFLTDDNDHDHDLDLLTSYMRLEQAEKGDHSDAPSNIVSEQTWKDTMLNLIFAGKDTVSASLTWFFWLLATNPVVENKIRGEISTNLPVCETGKWQASDADKLKKLVYLHGALCESLRLFPPVGLQHKAPVEPDTLPSGHRIDPNTKTVLSFYSMGRMESIWGRDCLEFNPGRWINSDQGRQRIKTEPSFKFTAFNAGPRSCLGKEMSFLQLKIVAASIIRGFKFDVIKNHPICPSSSVILHMKHGLKMKVSKC, encoded by the coding sequence ATGTATGTACTTCTCATCTTCTTTTCGATACTATTCCTTAGTTATTATTACCATTTGTccacaaaaataaaaagaacaccTCCAATCAACTGGCCAGTTCTTGGCATGCTGCCGGGGCTTCTGTCACATAGGAACCGAGTCCACGAATTTCTAACCGACGTTCTACGGCAAAATGGAGGAACATTTATGTTTAAAGGACCCTGGTTTGGTAACATGGATATGCTTATCACTTGTGATCCTGCCAATGTTCACTACATATTGAGCAAGAACTTCCCCAACTTCACCAAAGGCCGCGATTTCAGGGAAATTTTCGAGGGCCTGGGAGATGGCATATTCGTCGCTGAATTCGAATCCTGGGAAAGGCAGAGGAAAATCTGTATGTCACTGTTGAACCAGGCAGGTTTTCAGGAGTTCGTCGGGAGGACGACTTGGAGGAAGGTCGAATCAGGGTTGATCCCCATTCTGGAGCACTTTTCGGAATCGGGAATGGAAGTGGATATTCAGGAGTTGTTCCAGCGTTTGTCGTTTGATTGCTCGTGTATTTTGATATTAGGCCACGATCCGGCTTCGCTGTGCATCGAGTTGCCTTATCTACCGGAGGAAAAGGCGTTCGCGAGCTCTGAGGAAGCAGTGCTGCGCAGGCATACGCTTCCAGGTTCACTGTGGAAGCTTGAAAGGTGGCTTCAGATTGGAAAGGAGAAGAAGTTGACTGAAGCCAAGAAAATTCATGATCGGTTTTTATCTTATTGTATGTCATTGAAATGCCAAAAAAACGACGAATCTGTTCAATTTTTGACAGATGATAATGATCATGATCATGATCTTGATTTGCTAACAAGTTACATGAGATTAGAACAAGCAGAAAAGGGTGATCATTCTGATGCACCAAGTAATATTGTCTCTGAACAAACATGGAAAGATACAATGTTGAATCTGATCTTTGCAGGTAAAGATACAGTAAGTGCATCACTTACTTGGTTCTTTTGGCTGCTAGCTACAAATCCTGTGGTAGAAAACAAGATTCGGGGCGAGATCTCGACGAATTTACCGGTATGTGAGACTGGAAAATGGCAAGCATCCGACGCAGATAAGCTCAAGAAACTTGTTTACCTGCACGGTGCATTGTGTGAGTCGCTGCGCCTCTTCCCACCAGTTGGTTTACAACACAAAGCTCCGGTGGAACCCGACACCCTTCCGAGTGGACATCGGATCGACCCGAATACAAAGACAGTGCTCTCTTTCTATTCCATGGGGCGGATGGAATCGATATGGGGACGAGATTGCCTCGAGTTTAATCCAGGGAGATGGATTAATTCTGATCAGGGACGACAACGGATCAAAACCGAGCCGTCGTTCAAGTTTACGGCGTTTAATGCCGGGCCAAGGAGTTGTTTGGGCAAGGAAATGTCGTTCCTTCAACTGAAGATTGTTGCAGCTTCAATCATCAGAGGTTTCAAGTTCGATGTTATTAAGAATCATCCTATATGTCCGAGCAGTTCAGTGATACTTCACATGAAACATGGCTTGAAAATGAAGGTTTCTAAATGTTAA